One genomic segment of Oncorhynchus mykiss isolate Arlee chromosome 10, USDA_OmykA_1.1, whole genome shotgun sequence includes these proteins:
- the LOC110534911 gene encoding lens fiber membrane intrinsic protein-like, giving the protein MYSFMGGGLFCAGVGNILLIVSTATDYWMQYRHSNNYMHQGLWRYCMPGKCFTHNDSIAHLDATRALMILSLLACFIGIIIGIMAFIHSSFFNRFDKTFAAGILFFISCFFVLLAMAVYTGVTINYYGKRYGNWRFSWSFIIGWVSVVLNFFSGIFYMCAYRMHECPRNSNSH; this is encoded by the exons ATGTACAGCTTCATGGGCGGAGGGCTGTTCTGTGCAGGCGTGGGGAACATCCTCCTGATTGTTTCTACGGCAACCGATTATTGGATGCAGTACCGACACTCCAACAACTACATGCATCAGGGCCTGTGGCGGTACTGCATGCCGGGGAAATGCTTTACACACAATGACAGCATTG CCCACTTGGATGCCACCCGAGCACTTATGATCCTCTCTCTTCTGGCCTGTTTCATTGGCATCATTATCGGCATCATGGCCTTCATCCACTCCTCGTTCTTCAACAGGTTTGACAAAACCTTTGCTGCAGGCATATTGTTCTTCATCTCAT gCTTTTTCGTGTTGCTAGCAATGGCAGTGTACACTGGCGTGACGATTAATTACTATGGTAAACGCTATGGCAACTGGAGGTTCTCCTGGTCCTTCATCATCGGCTGGGTGTCAGTGGTGCTAAACTTCTTTTCAG GTATATTCTATATGTGTGCCTATCGGATGCACGAATGCCCCAGAAACTCAAACTCTCACTAG